The Pyrus communis chromosome 14, drPyrComm1.1, whole genome shotgun sequence sequence CATGGTTGAACTCAAGGTTCTGATAGCTCTCATTGTATCCAACTTCTCCTTCTCACTTTCTCCCAAGTACCGCCATGCGCCTACTCTTAGATTGGTCTTAGAGCCGGAACATGGTGTTGATCTCTTGGTGAAGAAGTTATGACTAGGAGAAGCTAAAATTGAATAAAAGAGGTTGGTTGGGTTCCCTCCTCTCTAGAGTTTAGTTTGTTCACTTGTAAGCTTTTTATTGACATCGCTGATGCCaattgggttttgtttatttgcaCTACTGCTTGTAACTATATATTGAAATTTCATAATAACATGTTCGCTCTTCTTCTATCCAccgtcaattttttttaaaatttttttttttttttttgagaaaatccCCTGTCAATTTAAAATAGCTATATTGGTTGTCTATTCCATCAATTCAAAAATAACTATTGGACATCTCAAATTCTTGTCCATACACAACTCTACACTCTAGATCCAAATAGGAAATTGCCCACGCGCTGCTGCAAGTTTTGAAACTGAAATACAGGACATACATGAATCATTTTGACATAAAGGAACCAACTTCTCCCTCCAACGATATTCCAAATTCCTGAAATTCCCAAACATAATAAATCCATTAGCAATTTGTTgatgtttctttgttttatttagtcTAAAGATTGAAATATATAAGGATGTACATTTATATGGAGTAAAGAAGTGTGCAACCATTAGCAATGGAGTAaagattgtgttttgtgtgtgattatgtgagaattttaattcaatttctgaattttcattgtttttccTATTAATTGAGGAGGGATGTTAAGTTATTTGAATCTGTGGAAGTATCAATACGAACCAAAAtggaaaacaacaaaaaaaacataggATTGAGTGCTCCCAGAGAATCAGCTCGAATATAAGGCCAGAAAGTATGAACAAGAGTGCTAGGTTCCCTAATAGACTAGTGAGACAGTTGGGTGGCTGCATGCGAAAGGCACGAGCATATAATAGCTTGGACGCAGTGTGcagagtttgtaaacttgtcTTAAAAATTGGCAAACAAATCAAAGCATGAAAAATTTAGACAAAGTAAGGCATTTGATTTAAAATCACAATAAACATAACCTGAATTACATCActacaaacacaaacaaaagaaaatgaaatattcCCCATTTGATGGgtaagaaaaccaaaaaaagtgAAGTAGTTTTTATCCCTTAAgaaaatacacacaaaaataCAACCAGAAATTACAATTCCCACGCATCCAACAACAAATCAAGAAACCCCATGACCCCATTTTCCTTCCCAAATTTTCTAGGAGATCAAACAGACCCCAACCCAACCCTAATCCCCAAATTTCTCAATCAAACACCCATCAAAAACCaaagaaattcaagaaaacGAAGAATGCAACAGTTTGTTTCTTATCAAAATCGATCCCTGTTAAGAAAGGGACTTATATGCACTAAATTTGAATACTAATTAGGAGGTAAACCCACAAATTTCTAATCAAAAAAATCCTAATCAATCAAGTTACCAACGTCCTAAATTCCTAATTAACCACAAAAAATTACACTGATCAAATTAAAACCCCGAATTAAAACGCACCTAATTATAAAACtatattaaaaatgaatattTCATCATTTTGGTATAGCAGCGTAAAGCCTCATTAAAACTATGTTTGGTTAAATGATTTATAAATGCAAAAACTATGTTTGGTTAAACATTTTCAAACACAAAATGTATGGCAATCAATTAGAAAAGTAACTGAACAAAAGAAGATACATATAGAGATTTGTATGATGAAATAGAAAATGGTTGGATTTTCTTTAGGGTCAAGTGCCAATTTAGTTCATGAACTATCAcctcagtgaaaattaggtctataaattatatttttgatataataagtccctaaattcattaaaaattgctaatttcatccctactattcTATTCAAAGATATTTTATCCAATctttcgtcaacttaagtcacttgacatactttagagtgtaatactGTCATTTTCTCACCTATAAGACCTTAatatttcatataggttgcgaatctaaggtctaatttaccctccaaagttaacttcatacactatttctttatgaaaaattaccaattaccctccaatgtgtatcacatgcaagtaacgtgacttaaattgacggaaaattgaatatatataGTAGCTTCAaatctaatattagggatgtaattggcagatttttataattcaacgactaatttttctaaaaaaaaaatagtttagggacctaattttcactcaggTGATAATTCAGGGACTAAATTGACAGTTCACCATTTTCTTTAACAAAGGAAGACACACGAGATTCAGTTGATGAAACCAAATAGAGATTTAGGTTCGAGGAAAAACTACATACCCCGCTGCAAAGTGATACATTTTAATACCCTCTATTTGTGATATACCACCAACCAAAGTCTTAAGAAATTCCAACTCACCAGCCCCAACATGAACAAAAACCAAATCATACTGGCTCCACTCCGCTGTCTTCCCTTCTTGAAAACCAAGCAGCTTAAGTAGCTCAGATGCCCCAAAATCAACTAGTTGTTCAGCGTCGCCTGGACCGTTGTTATGAAAACCGTCAATTGTGAACACGCTGAAACTAAGTTTGGTACCAAAAGatttcaaacttgaattgtttgTAAATGTAGCAGCTTTCATCCCCATGAACCTGAAGCGTTATAAAAAAACACAACTTATTAACTATTTGACATTGATATGTTTTCATAGAAATTCCTTCTGCAAGCATCCTACAAAAACTCTACTGCATTAGCGCAATCATTTCAGGcaaatatatattatagttaatccaaaaagaagaaataatcaCAAGGATTCTTAACAAATTAGCCATCAAGAGAAGGTCACACATTAAACAAAAGAGCGAAACTCGAAAGTATACACGATATAGAAAATGAAGATCAAATTACCTATGAACTCCTTCAGCACAAAAACCAAGCAACCTCACTAGATTCTTACGGCGAGCACCGCCAATCGCTTCCACGTTGACCTTAAACTCCTTCCCGGCTTGTCCCCTGAAGGAAGCAAAGTAAAATCATCAAGCTGTCTCACTCCAAATTCCCCACTACAAAGCTCATGCAGCAGTTAGAACAAAAATAGTATATTAGcccaaaatccatgaaaaatctaaatttaaCTAACACCCCCAAACAACTTTTAGGAACAAGAATCATCAAATGTCTTATAAAATGTGTTGCAGTTAATCACCCTCAATTGCTTAATTAAATAcaatgaatttgaaaattttgacgtTTCAATCAGCAATATATGTACAAcgaacttttataaataaccaatttccCCCTGACGctagattttaaaaattttcatcttaTTTTTTACCCATTTTGATCGTGCAGATAACACATAACAATTGTATAGGGACAAAAAGAATGGAAAATTGGCTGGATGAAAATTGAatgcaattttttaaatttaatgcTAGGGGGGAATtgactatttataaaattttaggaGGATAATCGGCTAAAGTTAAAGTTTAGGGGGAAATTAACTAATTTTAAAAGTTCAAGGGTAATTGGTTAACATTAAAGCTTAGGGGAAAAATTGGCACCTCAATACAAGTTTAGGGGGCAAACTGACAAATAGCTCAGAAAATACAGATGAACTTCATCACTTTCGATGGGACCAGAGGGCCGGAACCACTACTCCTGGGCTTGATTTCCGACGAGGGGAAGGGCGGCCGACCCTATGTAGCTTCGCCATAAGTCATTATGACTCGAGGTTGTGAGTATGCCTTAGCGTTGGTGGTGAGAGCAACCAATCTTCTCCTAAACTTTTTCGAATAAAAAATATACAGCTTCAAAAGTTAAGATGGAAATTTGATAAAAGAACGACCATGGGGCTCTGCTCTTTAGTTTTACTTTGTTCTCTCGTTTTAAGCCTGTATTACCTTGGTTGTTCCAATTCCGTTTAGGCTTGTgcataatttatgttttaagccTACGACAGTTTTCTCGTTGGATGTTTATCCTACTAGCCAGGGTTTTCGTGCTTTAGCTAGGGTTTAGGACTCCACCAAGAGAGGCTACAGGAATTCTAAAACCATATGGATTTGAAGTCTTGTTAGACGGCATCAAGAAAGATTTGGGAGGTTTATTATCGACAGGACTCTAGCTAGGACCCCCAACGTGTATAAATATACAAGGGTCTCTCTGCACATGCTAACACACTCAACAAAAGGCTTTCTATTCTCCATCCACCTTGGTGCTTAAGCAATCTTTTCTCGTGATCAGTGGCTGCTCTAGGTTTGTCAATTTATCATTagtgttttaattaaatattagattgccacttagtactacagtttagtggtattctcttcacttgtaagtgagagttcttatgttcgattcttgtgaatttgaaccacattattgttaattcattgtgatGCTAAGCTCACCTcatcccttagtgtagataagaTCGTTTGTTGAGAATTAATTATTAGATTAAGTATATTAGTTTAACATCCCTATGAATTAAATGTtggtaattattattattaatattattattattattgttattttatttgttttcttgtgGGTCAAGGATTAGGATTCCTTACCGGTTAAGTTTATGATTTCTTACTTGTTAGGTATTAGGGTTTGCTTTagttttttctataaataagtTACCTTATAACTCGTAGAATAATAAGCCATGACAAGATATAGTCATCTCGGCATATTTATAGTCTTTGTTTTTGTGGTAATAAAGTAATATTCGTAGTATTATAAtcaatttgtttgttgtttgtcTGATGTTTAACGTTACATCACGCAATTCTCATATGATGTATTCTAAATTGAGGATAAAGACAAAACCAAATGAACTCAATTCTACTAGTAGATTTCCTATCCAACATATGCATTACCACAggtaaatatataaataaattaaaacgaaTTTTGCAATTTAAATAGTGTTTCTTATGCCATtgagtactacggtttagtaatattactcttcacttgtaagtaagatatCTTAGATctaattctcgccaaaggcgaatttgaacctcattattgctagcccattatgaagATAAGCCTTATCACTTAAAGATTGGCTTTTCGCCCAAAAGTGGTTAATGCACAAGGAGATAACATATTTTTGAATCCATGATTTAGCTTTCATTTAAGGGTTTCGACCCCCTCTCtgttaatttatataaatatcgtttgttcaaattatatatacacacacaagaTAGTAATGCATTTATTCATCAGAATGAATAgatataactaaaaattggaacAATAATACAAGAATATTCATcatgttgcagtcatatttaaaataggaatgtgattgtgtaaatcctaggaaatctgagaatgtatcttatattcatattaggagtagattacctattaaatgttgtaatcctagctaaagggaaaggttttacctatcgtactactataaataaaggcacaatgggtgtgaatcaaacacacctcacaattaaatcactctctcttctccctcaatATTGcctgccctctctctctccctgtaAACCCTAGATCATTCaattaaataggcctacaacacatcAATGTTAGAATACCAAAAAAAGGAACACCTTTTAGGATTGGGAAATTAAACATtagatttttataaaatttacttGGATgttaatgattagattattattaaGTATCTATTAAGCTGATtctttcctattggtgacaccgATTTGTGATCAATTACAAATCTTTGTGATTAATTTATGCCTACTGCATTTACTTAAGGGAGTGTCCGCGGCACATAAAAACAGAATGCTCTAGAGAGTTCAAAGTTACACGATCGGTCATCAGCGTATCAAAAAGTTATATGATCGGAAAGTTTCAAGGCAATGGCGAAGGACCTTAACATCTTTTCTATGGTTCATCTCAAGATCGGAGTAAAAGAGTTTTGTACAACGGTTGATACTCTAACTCGGCGTGAGCCTAATTCAATGCTTGCTGCAATGTTTAGCGGACGTCATGTTGTCCATCAGGACCCGGAAACGGGATATGTTTTCATCGACAGGGATGGCAAACATTTTCGGCACATCCTTAACTGGTTAAGGGATGGAGTTGTTCCCTCGCCGGAAGAATTTTCCAAATATTCGGAACTTATAAGAGAGGCGGAGTATTATCAACTACTTGGTCTAAGAGATAATATACAGGCTTTTCTAAACAAGAGGAAGGATGATGATCAAAACACTGAAAAGTTGGGTGCTGAACTAGCGCGCATTGATATCATCAAATCATGTATAAAATCAAATGAGAGAATCCGGCTTCGAGGCGTTAACCTCTCCGGCCTTAACCTTTCGAACTTGGACTTGACAAACATTGACTTCAGTGATGCATGTCTGAGAAATGTGTGTTTCAAGGGTTGTGATCTTCGAGGTGTAAATTTTAATCACGCGGATGCTGAGGGTGCCATCTTTCAACATGCTAGTCTGCAAAGTTCTGAATTTATTGGGGCGAATCTCCGCAACGCTTTATTTGTTGGTGCTAACCTTTACAACGCAAATTTGATATCTGCAGAGCTCCATGGTGCTGatcttacaaatgcaaatttagaGGCGGCCAGTCTGGATAAGGCTTACTTGATGAGTCTTTAGATGATGTCCAACACAGATTTTAAGGATGCAAATCTTGAAGGAGCTTGTGGAGAAAATGTGAATTGGCAACATTTCGAGGATGCACAATTTTCTGGTGTTATTCATTGACGCGTTTAAATTTTCTTGGTCCTCTCATTAGGCTTGTTTTTCTTTACCTATATATGTCTCGTTGGAGCCACAAACCTAAATTTTGTATGAACTTTTATTCAGCCCTTTGAATTGAATACGCCGATttaggggtgtattcaattggaaatttgagagatttcaataaatttataaatccatgggAGTCTAATTGATTTGAAgagatttcatgtaaaattttgattcaattcgcTCGAAATCTCATAGAAAGAAGAGAGATTTgtgaatgcttaaaatacactacaaaatctctcaaattcctcaactttttcaaattctaattgaatacacccggatttataaggattttaataaactatgtTAAAATCgtgattgaatacacattgaattttaaagaatcacttaaaatcctgattaaaTACCCTTAGATTGATTAAAAGAATTGAAATcccttaaaatcctaattgaatacacctcctTAATAACCGCTAGAAGTGACACACGTTGTTATTTGCATGAACTTGTAACACCACGTCGTCGGACAAACTGAGAGATGACACTAGTTTCACTCAGCTATATCTGTTGGAGACGAAGGTGCAGTTTAATCATATCATTTATAACATTAAAGAGAACTTGGCTCTCTAGAATTTAGTTTTGTTAACTTGTTCCAATTCCGTTTAGGATTTGATCATATATGTTATAGGGCGCCTTCGATCTGTATCCAGTTCATCAACCCTTTCACGTTTTCATAAACAGACCGTAGAATTCTTACATAGAAAGAGAAAGCTATGAACATGGAGAAGAAAGCATCATCTTCATTTATCGGGGCAAGTCTCCGTTTAGGCATAATTCAATACTTGCTGCAATGCTGCAACGTTTAGTGGACGTCGTGTTGTCTCGTCCATCAGGACCCTGAAAAGGGATATGGTTTCATTCGAAGGGATGGCATACTTGTTTCTCTACACAAGATGGAGGAGGATGATCAAAACACTGAAAAGTTGGAATTTATGCGCTTTGATATCATCAAGTCATGTATCAATCAAATGGAAGAATCCGGCTTCGAGGCGTTAACCTCTCTGGCCTTCACCTTTCGAAACTGGACTTGGCAAACGCTGACTTCAGTTTTGCGTGTCTGAGAAATGTTTGTTTCTCATGGTGTGATCTCGAGGTGCAAAATCCGGTTATGTGGACGCTGAGGGTGAGGGTGCAGTCTTTGAAGATGCTTTGCTTCGAAGGTTGTGAATTTGGAGGTGCAAATCTCCGTGACGCTTTATTTGTTGATCTGCTAACCTTGACAACGCATATTTGATACCTTAACTAACTGATACCTAAAGCCTAAAGAGTTACAGATGTGAGCATAGCCACGTTAAATAAAGTAGATATACCTTTTTGGTATAttagggagaccaaaattttaaattaaatttgcaaatcaaatgatatgttactaataagaaataaacatggTAATTATTGCttgagtaataattcaatcattaacaaccatatcatttggtttgcttctttggattaaaaaatttggtctcacTGACATTATCCATACTTTTTTTTATGCATTGAGTTTGAATTCCTTGTCACCTCACCCACCCCCTCCCACAACCGAAAACAACTTAATACATTGAGATGtggagaaaaaaatttcaatgataATGTATTACTGAATAGGAGACACTACGTGTTAACGAACTGATTTCATATAAGACATTCTCCCCCACCCACTAGGGTATTCATTCCACTTTGTGAGGAGATTATATTTTACACACAATTTATCTAGcttttgagaaaattttgaaaatgtgcGCACATGGATAAACACACTTGTATAGCCAAACTTTACAAAGCCCAGGTAAGATAGTATCATTCAATGCTACAAATattttaactattaaatttgatttttactgTCATAcgaactttttattttgaatctgattcattcatttttcgTATTATCCATTACCAAATCTTCATAGATGGGACGGAATGCTCCGCAATGTAAACGACCTGCCGTATGCTTCAGATACGCACCCAAAAAAGCGAGGGACTCTGGACCGCCGGATTGGTAATGTCGTTTGACTTCTGAACGCAAACAGTCCATAACTCTGCAACTCCGTGCTTCTCCCTCCCAAATTCCCAGCAAATTCCCGATCTTCTCCATGAAATTactcaattaattaaaattaagagagagagagagagagatggaagcgGTGGCGGAGGGGCTGTGGGCGTTGGCGGACCACCAGGAGCAGAAAGGGGAGATCGGGAAGGCGGTGAAGTGCCTGGAAGCCATATGCCAAAGCGACGTGTCGTTTTTCCCCATCGTCGAAGTCAAAACGCGCCTCCGTATCGCCACCCTGCTCCTGAAGCACTCGCACAACGTCAACCACGCCAAGTCGCACCTGGAGCGAGCTCAACTGCTCCTCAAGTCCATCCCTTCCTGCTTCGACCTCAAGTGCCGCGCCTACAGCCTCCTCAGCCAGTGCTACCACCTCGTCGGCGCCATTCCGCCGCAGAAGCAGATCCTCCACAAAGCCCTCGAGCTTTCCGCTTCCGCCGGCCACGAGTATGTAGTAGCAGTGCCAGTAGCCTTCAATTTCCCTACTTTTAATGCTTAATTTTCCGACCCCTTTTGGTAcccatttcgtttttagtttttgacgtTTCGTTTTTGTAATTGTTGTTTTTGTTCAAGTATTTGGAACTTAAAATCTCATGTTGGTGGTGTTGTGATTGGTGTTGTTGTTGAAGAATTACGGTCAAGTTATGGTCTTGCAACTTCAATTCTCAGCTTGCAAATGCTCTGATCATCGAAGGGGATTACCGGAGTTCTATCTCCGCCTTGGAGGCCGGTTTTGTTTGCGCTGCCGAAATATATTATCCCGAGTTACAGGTAAACGAAACTGTCTGACAAGATAACATTACTTGTAGGTTAATTTCATGGCTTAATTTACTCATTTTGGATTTAGATGTTCTTTGCAACTTCTATCCTTCATGTACACCTAATGCAATGGGATGATGAGAGTACCGTTGAGCGAGCTGTTACCAAATGCAATGAAGTGTGGGAGTCCTTAGACCCGCAGAAAGTATGTTCCCATCTTGCCGTCTTAATAGTTTTCTACATTGCTTATTCTAATTCATACTTTCCATAATGCTGATAATggttgcttgttttacttttacCTCGTTCTTGCTTGGTTACACCCATAAAGAGGCAACAATGCCTTGGTTTACTCTTCTATAATGAACTGCTGCACATATTTTATCGACTCCGGATATGTGACTACAAGAATGCTGGAGCACATGTAGAAAGATTGGATGCTGCTATGAAGGCTGATTTGCAGCAAATGCAGCATGTGCAGCAGCTGGGAAGGGAACTCAATGCTGTAAATCAGAGTCTTTCCCGGTTTGATCTACACCACAGGGAGAGGTCAGCATTGTCTGAAAAACAGGCTCGGCTTCAACACCAGCTCTCTAGTCTTTCAACATGGAGGTCAACTGCCCCAGGTTCCCTGGAACCAGCGTATTTTGGAAATATGAAACGAACATATGGAGATAAGCTTGAGCTAGCACCGCCTCCTCTTGATGGGGAATGGCTACCAAAAAGTGCGGTTTATGCTCTTGTTGATCTTATGGTGGTTGCGTTGAGTCGTCCAAAAGGAAATTTTAAGGACTCTGGAAAGCGTATACAATCCGGAATTCAAACCATCCAAGGTTTTCTTTTtactccttttatttttgtgggaA is a genomic window containing:
- the LOC137714805 gene encoding FH protein interacting protein FIP2-like, with the translated sequence MAKDLNIFSMVHLKIGVKEFCTTVDTLTRREPNSMLAAMFSGRHVVHQDPETGYVFIDRDGKHFRHILNWLRDGVVPSPEEFSKYSELIREAEYYQLLGLRDNIQAFLNKRKDDDQNTEKLGAELARIDIIKSCIKSNERIRLRGVNLSGLNLSNLDLTNIDFSDACLRNVCFKGCDLRGVNFNHADAEGAIFQHASLQSSEFIGANLRNALFVGANLYNANLISAELHGADLTNANLEAASLDKAYLMSL
- the LOC137715866 gene encoding sister chromatid cohesion protein SCC4; protein product: MEAVAEGLWALADHQEQKGEIGKAVKCLEAICQSDVSFFPIVEVKTRLRIATLLLKHSHNVNHAKSHLERAQLLLKSIPSCFDLKCRAYSLLSQCYHLVGAIPPQKQILHKALELSASAGHEITVKLWSCNFNSQLANALIIEGDYRSSISALEAGFVCAAEIYYPELQMFFATSILHVHLMQWDDESTVERAVTKCNEVWESLDPQKRQQCLGLLFYNELLHIFYRLRICDYKNAGAHVERLDAAMKADLQQMQHVQQLGRELNAVNQSLSRFDLHHRERSALSEKQARLQHQLSSLSTWRSTAPGSLEPAYFGNMKRTYGDKLELAPPPLDGEWLPKSAVYALVDLMVVALSRPKGNFKDSGKRIQSGIQTIQEELVKLGITDGVREVNLQHSAIWMAGVYLTLLMQFLENKVAMELTRSEFVEAQEALVQMKNWFMRFPTILQTCESIIEMLRGQYAHAVGCYHEAAFHYIEAAKLTESKSMQAICQIYAAVSYICIGDSESSTQALDLIGPVYRMMDSFVGVREKTSALFAYGLLLMKQQDLQEARNQLAKGLQLTHTHLGNLQLVSQYLTILGSLALALHDPGQAREILRSSLTLAKKLSDIPAQISVLSILTALYQELGEKGHELENLEFQKKRADELQKRLADAHSSIYHIELIEQVKVEVQQFHGVDINRANMGPSMSDSLDIPESIGLSAQLPTHSSSRLVDLDSGRRGKRRI